Proteins encoded together in one Rossellomorea sp. y25 window:
- the rpmG gene encoding 50S ribosomal protein L33, with product MRVNITLACTETGERNYITTKNKRNNPDRLELKKYCPKLKRVTLHRETK from the coding sequence ATGCGTGTAAACATTACTTTAGCTTGCACAGAAACTGGTGAGCGTAACTATATTACTACTAAGAACAAGCGTAACAACCCAGACCGTCTAGAGCTAAAAAAATATTGCCCGAAATTAAAGCGTGTGACTCTTCACCGCGAAACGAAATAA
- a CDS encoding 5-formyltetrahydrofolate cyclo-ligase — MSKKELRNLQLQSLKLIDHITFQQKCFRIEQLLFESPEWKKSDTVAVTISKPPEVNTWNIIKRGWEEGKTVVVPKCFPKKRELVFYELRDFHQLEQSYFDLYEPDPIKSTAVNNDVIELMIVPGLAYTETGYRLGFGGGYYDRLLSAYSGITISLAFEEQMVGALPIESFDIPVGTILTEKGRIDCGR, encoded by the coding sequence ATGTCTAAAAAAGAACTACGGAATCTTCAGCTTCAATCATTAAAATTAATCGATCATATAACGTTTCAACAAAAATGTTTTAGAATAGAACAATTACTTTTTGAATCTCCTGAGTGGAAAAAGAGCGACACCGTCGCGGTGACCATTTCAAAGCCTCCGGAAGTCAATACGTGGAATATCATCAAGCGTGGCTGGGAGGAAGGGAAAACGGTAGTTGTTCCGAAGTGTTTTCCAAAAAAACGTGAATTAGTATTCTATGAGCTTCGTGATTTCCATCAGCTCGAACAATCCTATTTTGATTTATATGAACCAGATCCCATCAAGTCAACCGCTGTAAATAATGACGTTATTGAATTGATGATTGTTCCAGGTCTTGCTTATACGGAAACTGGCTATCGTCTGGGATTCGGAGGGGGATACTATGACAGGCTACTCTCAGCCTATTCAGGTATTACGATATCACTTGCCTTTGAAGAGCAAATGGTCGGGGCATTGCCGATCGAATCATTCGACATACCCGTCGGAACGATTCTGACGGAAAAAGGACGAATCGATTGTGGCCGCTGA
- a CDS encoding DUF92 domain-containing protein has protein sequence MAAEYFFVLLFICSIATAGWKTSNLSPSGAVMAIMIGIAIGYSYGFEGLFILGVFFLSSSVWSRLFKKNKIGIEERLAKTSIRDWQQVLANGGPAAIFAILFSITGNEVWTLAFIASIAGANADTWASEIGPLSHKMPFSVRSFRRVPKGTSGAVSIIGTVAAVLGAALISLASLIMVNDMDLSLFLLLLLSGFLGNILDTLLGAFMQLEYRCPVCGLRTESSFHCGHYTERVKGIPLVNNEFVNALSSLFAGVLMLIFI, from the coding sequence GTGGCCGCTGAGTATTTCTTTGTTCTGCTTTTTATTTGCTCTATCGCCACAGCAGGATGGAAAACCAGTAATTTAAGTCCCTCAGGCGCTGTAATGGCCATAATGATAGGCATTGCAATTGGCTATTCATACGGCTTTGAGGGACTGTTTATACTAGGCGTATTCTTTCTGTCATCAAGTGTTTGGTCACGTCTTTTTAAGAAGAATAAGATAGGAATAGAAGAACGTTTAGCCAAAACGTCCATCAGGGACTGGCAGCAGGTATTGGCTAACGGAGGTCCTGCAGCCATCTTTGCCATTTTATTTAGTATTACGGGAAACGAAGTCTGGACACTAGCCTTCATTGCGTCAATCGCTGGGGCAAATGCTGATACATGGGCCTCTGAAATCGGCCCTCTTAGTCATAAAATGCCGTTTTCAGTAAGATCATTCAGGAGAGTACCTAAAGGCACGTCCGGTGCTGTTTCCATCATAGGTACAGTAGCGGCAGTCTTAGGGGCTGCCCTTATTTCACTTGCTTCACTGATTATGGTGAATGATATGGATCTATCTCTCTTTTTGCTCCTTCTCCTTTCTGGGTTTTTAGGGAACATCCTGGATACACTTCTGGGTGCGTTCATGCAACTGGAGTATAGGTGTCCGGTTTGTGGACTTCGAACAGAGTCATCGTTTCATTGTGGACATTACACAGAAAGAGTGAAAGGGATTCCTCTAGTAAATAATGAGTTTGTAAATGCTCTGTCAAGTCTTTTTGCAGGTGTACTTATGCTTATATTCATTTGA